CATCCGGAGCGCAACCGATCAAGGCGTGTTGATCGTGGGTGGTGCAGGAAACAAGCCCTGGCCGGGAGCCTGCAACGTGGTGTATCCGAACACCAGACCTGAAGTCCTCACGGTCGGCGGAGTCAATACCCAGAACCGCACCACGGACTTCAACTCGACCGTCCTTCATGGGGAGAGCAGCGGCGGCGCGATGCTCATCCACATGGCGACTGGCACTTGGGGCTACGACACGGTTGTCGACCTGGTTGGTCCCTATGTCGTCAACTTCACCGGCGCGACGTCGCCTGACTGGTACGCGAACTCCGCAAACACCGTTTTTACCGGTACTTCGGTTGCGTCGCCGGCAGTTGCGGGAAGTGCCGCGCGGGTGCTCGATGGATTTCGCTCTATCGGCTGGCCGGAGAACGCACGCACGCTGCGCTTGAACCTGCTGCTCATGGGTGATGCGGCTGATGGTGCAACTCAGGACCGACTTTTCGGCGCGAGCTACACCTGGGGTTACGGTCGGCCGCACGTCACCGTGCCCGCCGCGGGATGGGCGGCGGGACCGAGTTGGTGGGGGCAAAGCCCTTTCACGCTGCAACCGGGTGTCACCGCCTACGGTTGCGTCAACGGTTGTCAGCCGATGCCCAGCAGCGTGCGGCAATACAACTGGGTCCTGTTTTACGAAGACGCCGACCTCACCTGGACGCCGTATGTTGGTATCCAGATCAAGGATCTGGATACCGGGCAAGTGATTCGCCAGGACATCTCTCACTCCCAAACCAAGCGCATCCAGCTTCGCGACGGCGAGATCTGGGGCCGCAGACTTCAGCTCGTCGTCATCCCGTACCAAATGTGGGGGAGCTACACCATGTACTCGGGTGACTTCTTCCACTCGGACTCGGCTGGGTGGACATACCACTAATGGAGGCAGCCATGGAATCCACGAATCTCGCCTTCGCCCTGCTCCTCGGCATGCTTGCAGGGTGCGCAAGCTCTGCCGCGCCCAGCGAAAAGGCCGACTCAGGAGGCGCTCCGTTCTGTCCGCCGAGCGGCCAAGCGTGTCCCGCCGGCTGCGTCGTCGTGTCAGGGTCTCCTGTGCAAGCAACCTGCATTGAGAAGGTCTCGACGCCAGTCGGGTGCGCACCAGAGGGGGCATTCACTCTTGACTCGGTGTGTGTGCGTGGGACGGCGCCGGACTCCGGTGCGTACATCCTTCCGTCCGGCACCTACGGCAATTGGCTCACCCAGCCCGACGGCGGCTTCGAGTGGTGCACTGATGAGCGCATAGTGGATGGTTCGCTAAAGTCGACCTGTGAACCATGACCGCACGCACACGGCAACAGGATGACCGCGGCTCGGGATGAACGATCAACCGCCGCGGTAGGCGCTCGGTGTTTCCTCGGCATGCTCCTCGTCCTAGTCGCGGGTTGCGCAGGCGCGGTTGCCGAGGAGGCTGAGGCCGGGCCATGCCCGGCGAGCGCGAAGTCGTGCCCGGCAGGTTGCCGTCCGGTGGTGGGGTCTCGGATCGGAGACACATGCGTGGACAGGCAAGTGGTGCATCTCGGCTGCGGGCCCGTAGACCTAGTCAGTCTCGGCGAGTTCTGCATTCATCGCGTTGGTCCGGACGCTGGCGCCTACCTGCTGCCCCCTGGCTCTGCCGGCCCATGGTTGACGGCGAACGGGCGCTTTGCTCACTGCACCAGCGAACGCATCCTGCCGGATGGTTCACCGAAGCCGCCATGTGATCCGTGAGGCATGCGCACGTACACACGCGGAACAACACGGTCACGCTGCAGACCGCGGCCTTCGTAGCACAGGCGCGGAGTGACGCGAGCACGGACGTGGATCTGTGGCCGCGGGGGCTGATTGCGGGATTAGCGTGCCGCGGCGGCGAGGGTTTAGACCCAAAACAAACGACTGACTGAAGCGTAGCCGCGTTCAGTTCTGTAGCTTGGGGTCGCGGATCAGGACGCAGCCCCAGCCGTCGTAGTCGCCGTCGTGGGGTGCTGCCATCTCCACCAGGGACATCACCAGATCGTGGATGTAGTTGAGTTCGACTCCGTCGTCGCGGTGAAGTGAAAGCCCAAAAGCGCGCTCCAGAGTCTCGTCAGGGTCCAGCACGTTGCAGCGGAAGCCGAGCGCTGCCGCCTCTTTGGCGAAAGCGTCGCGGCGATCCGCATCCGGGAAGAACAAGAAGTGGTCGACTTCACGAGGGACGCTCAGGGGATCGCCTTGCGCTTCGAGCTGCTGCACCACGCGGCGATCCATGATCCAGCGCCAGCGCTCTTCGTCGGGTACGAGGAACTCGTGGTAGTAGCCCCACTCCGGATCTTCCTTGCTCCCGATGCGATAGCCGCGTTCGACGTCCTTGAGTGCTTCGACGACCACCGCTTCCAGGGTCTCTTCTTTGCCGGCGGCGCCGTAGAAGGTCAGCTGCCAATCGCCGTGATTGCGCAGGCGGCCCACGTAGGTGAAGCCCGCCTCCTGCGCGCTCGCGGTGATGGCGTCTTCCAGCGCCCAGAGCAGCTTCGCGTCGTCGGTGCTGCCCATGCCGTGGTCGTCGGGGTCGAGCATCTGCAGGCCGGCGTAGTAGAGCGTGTCGAGCGCCGGGCGCTCCTGCAGGTACTGGAAGTCGAGGAAGATGCTCGCGGGCGCGTCGTCCACGCGGCAGTAGTAGAAGTCCCAGTCGCCTTGCTCGTCGCTCATGGGCGGACTCTACGCGAGTCCGCCCGCGAACGCATGAGCCGGATCGCTCAACTCGAGCGATATGCCTGTGGTATCGCTGATCAGGTCACTTCACCAGCACACACTGGTTTGCTTTGCAGTCCACCGGCGGCGGCGCGAGGCACGAGGGAATGGGGCATGGATTCGCTTGCGCCCACTTGGTGCAGTGCTGGGTCCAGGCCTTGCTGCGAGTTTCGTTCTCGGCCTTGGACAGCGCGATGGCGGGGCAGAGCACGCAGTAGCAATCCGCCGTGCTGTTGATGGGCTTGGTGTAGGCGCTGACCATGCAGTCGCCGGGCACCTTGCATTGCAGCGTGTCCGATCCGCCGGTTCCGCCGCTGTTGTTGCCGCCGGTACCGCCGGTGTTGGCGCCGCCGCTTCCGCCTATGCCGCCGTCGGTCGACGAGCCGCCGGCTCCGCTGCTTCCGCTCGCGCCGCTGCTTCCGCTCGCGCCGCTGGTTCCGCCCCCGCCGCTGCTGCCACTCGCACCGCCGCTGCCGCCATCGGTCGACGAACCGCCGGAGCCGCTGCTGCCGCCGTCGGTCGACGATCCGCCCGAGCCGGAGCTTCCCCCGCCGCTGCCGCCCGTTCCCTGCGAAGTGTCATCGCTGGATCCACACCCCGCCGCCACGAGTCCGGCGGCCACGACAATGAAAGCGATTCGATGCATCGATGTCTCCCTCTGCTGGCGGGCGTCCGGCGCCCAAAGACCAAGAATTGACCAGCATAGCTCAGAAAGGCGAGTCTGCGCGGGCACTGAACCCAAAAGCAGTACGCACCTTGGTTGCGCGACCCAGGCGCTTCGGCTAGGTTCGCGGCCCTTTTCAAGGAGGCCCGGGTGGCACGCGTTACCGTCGAAGATTGCTTGGAGCACGAGGAAAACCGATTCGCACTGGTGGTGCTCGCATCGCATCGCACGCGCCAGCTGATGAAGGGATCTCCCGCGCTGGTCAACGCGAAGAACAAGGCCGCCGTCGTCAGCCTGCGCGAGATTGCGAAGGGCCGCGTGTACTGGCACCGCCCCAGTGAAGAGGTCGTGCGCGAGTACATCGCCGAGATTCAGGCCGCCGAGCCGCAGTGAGCTCGCGCCGTCCGCGTCGCGCGCCGGGACTGGCAGCCGCGGACTTGGGTCAGGTCGGGGATCTCGGGTCCCTGGCGCACTACGCCGACGCGGCGTATTACGATCGCACCTATCGTAATCGCGCGTCCGACGTCGCTTGGTACGTGCGTCGCGCGAAACAGGTCGGGGGCGAGGTGCTGGAGCTCGGCGCCGGAAGTGGACGCGTAGCGCTCGAGGTCGCTCGCGCGGGTCTGTCGGTCACCGCGGTGGATCTGTCGCGGCCCATGTTGCGCGCGCTGGAGGCGAAGCTCGAGCAAGAGCCGGAACTGCGCAAGCGCGTTCGGGTGAAGCATGCAGACTTCACCAAGCTGGCGATACGCCGCAAGTTCGCGCTGGTCACGGCGCCCTTCAACGTCGTGCTGCACCTCTACGGTTTGGACGAGGTGCGCGCCTTCTTCGCCACCGTGCAGCGGCACTTGCAGCCTGGTGGCATGTTCGCCTTCGACTTCTCGATGCCTCAGCCCGACGATTTGGCGTTGGATCCCAACAAGCGCTACTTCGCGCCGCGCTTTCGGCACCCGACCACCGGCGTGCTCACGCGTTACGCCGAACGCTTCGAGTACGATCCCCTGCGGCAGCTGCTCGTGGTGTGGATGGAGTTCTTTCCCGAAGACGGCAGCCCGGCGTGGACCGTGCCGCTGACCCATCGGCAGTTCTTTCCCCTGGAGATGCGCGCCCTGTTGGAGGCCGCGGGCTTTCGCGGCATCGAGTACTTCGGCGACTTCAGCGAGGCGGCTCCCGACGCCCAGACGGATTCCATTGCCGTCATCTGCCGTGGGTCGGGCCGAAAACCCGCGCAACGGCGGCGGTGAGACTGCTTGCCCCGGCGCCCGGGCGTACTTACTTTGAGCGGACGAGATGGCCAGGGATTTCTACAAAGAGCTGGGTGTCAATCGGGACGCCGGCGCGGACGAAATCAAAAAGGCGTACCGCAAGCTGGCGGCGGAGCTGCACCCGGACCGGAACCCCGGGAACAACGAGGCCGAGGAGCGCTTCAAGGCGGTCAATCGCGCCTACCAGACCTTGAGCGATGCCAAGTCGCGCAAGCTCTACGACGAGTTCGGTGAGGACGGTTTGCGCGAGGGATTCGATGCGGAGGCGGCGCGCGCCTACAAGCGCGCGGCGGGCCGGGGCGGCAACATCGGCTTCGAGGACATCTTCGGAGCGGCGCAGAACAGCGGCATTGGCGATCTGTTCGGCGACCTGTTCGGCGGGGGACGTGGCCGGCGGCGGGCCGCGAAGGGTCCGGACGTCGCGAGCGAAGTGACCGTCGATTTTCTCAGTGCGATTCGAGGCGCAACACTGAAGCTGCGCGTGCAAGACGGTGGCGAAGAAGTGTCCGTGCGCATCCCGGCGGGCGCGGCCGACGGCGACCGCGTGCGCGTTCCGGGTCACGGCGCTCCCGGCATGCTCGGCGGGCAGCCCGGAGATCTGCTGCTGAGCATTCGCGTCTCGCCCCATCCGCTGTTCGAGCGCGAGGGGTTGGATCTCTACCTGGACTTGCCGATCACGCCCGGCGAAGCCTACCGCGGCGCGAAGGTGCGCGTGCCGACGCCCGAAGGCACCGTGACGCTGACCGTGCCCTCGGGCGCGCAGAGCGGCCAGGTCGTGCGTTTGCGCAGCAAGGGCGTGAAGCGCGGCAAGCGCACCGGTGACTTCTACGTGCGCTTCTTGGTGCGGCTGCCGGAAAGCCGAAGCGACGACGTGGAAAAGGCGATTCAAGCCCTCGACGCGGCCCTGGGTCAGGACGTGCGCGCCGGGCTGCAGGTTTGAGGCGCGCGGCGGGCGGCGTGCGCGGGTGGCGTGCGCTGCGGGCGGGGATGCGCGTCGGGCAGCGTGCCTGCCTTCCGTATCGTCAGCGTGGTTCCTGACTGTTGATGGTGTGTCGGTTGAGCCCAGTGGGCGAGAGGGCTGATGGGGAGGTGGGCTGGTGGCAGCGTTGCTTTCTGCCAGCGTGGTTCCTGACTGGTGGGCGCCGTGCTTTCTGCTAGCGCGACTGTTGGCTGGCGAGTCGGTGCGCCGGCATGCTGGCGGGAGGGACGGAGCATGCGCACCGGAGCACCGGAGCGGACCGGACGAAGCTGATTCGGACGGCGCGGCGATGGAACACAGCCGACACTTGCCTGCCGAGGTGCGCCGAGCGGTTTGGAAACGCGATGGCGGCAGGTGCGTCTTCACTGATGCACGCGGCCAGCGCTGTCGGGAGCGCGGCGGTCTCGAGTTCCATCACGAGATCGCCTTTGCGAAGGGAGGGAGGCACGTCACCGAGTTGGTGAGTCTGCGATGCAGGGCGCACACCGCCTTGGCGGCCGCGGAGGATTTCGGCAAAGCGCACGTAGCGCGGTGCATTTGGAGCAGCGGCGCGAGCTAGGGCTTGTGCCCGCGGTCGGGGGCAGCGTGTGGGTCAGCGCGGACTGGCTGAAGTCCCGCATCGGGTTTCCGCAACAGCGCGATCGGGTCAGGACCGGAGCATGGGGCCGAACCAGAGCGACCACGCGGGATGGCTGACGGCTTGGCGGGTCGCCGTGCCGATTGGCGGGTCAGCCCGGCTGCGCCGTGGGCTTGGGAGAGAAGGGGCGGCTGCGTGGATCCGAGGGCGGCGCGGCGGCGTCGGGGCGCAAGCGGCCTTCGTCGTCGAAGCGCTCCATCTCGACGGTGACGCGGCGCAGAGCGGCCTGCTTCTCGTGGAAGGGGCGGAAGCTCGACTTGAAGCCACCGACGACCATGTTCTTGATGTCGCGGAAGGGCATGCCCATCTGGGTGTGCGCCAGATAGAGTTCCTTGCTCACCGAGGTGTCCGTGATGAGCCGGTTGTCGGTGTTCACGGTCACGCGCAGCCCCAGGTCGAAGTACAGCTTCAAGGGGTGACTGGCCAGATCGCGCACCGCTCCGGTCTGCACGTTGCTGGAAGGGCAGCACTCGAGCGGAATGCGGTGGTCATTGACGTAGTGCAGCAGATCGCCGCTTTCGCGTAGGCGAACGCCGTGGCCAATGCGATGCGCGCCGCAGACGTGAATGGCTTGCGCGACGGACTCGGGCCCATAGGCCTCGCCAGCGTGAATGGTACAATTGATGTTGTTGTCCCGCACCAGCTGGAAGGCGAGCTTGTGGTGCTTGGCGGGGTTGTCCGCCTCGGCGCCGGCGAGGTCGAAGCCGACCACGCCGCGGCCCTTGTAGGCCACGGCCAGCTCCGCCATTTCGTAGGAGCTTTCCGGGGAGATGTTGCGGATCCCGCAGATGATCACGTTGGCTTTGATGCCGTAGGTTTCTCGGGCCCGGCGTAGGCCGTCGAGCACCGCTTCCACCACCTTGGTGAGCTTCAGCCCGCGCCGCGTGTGCAACATGGGGGAGTAGCGCACTTCCATGTAGCGCACGTTCTCCATGTGGGCGTCTTCGGCCAGTTCGAAGGCAATGCGCTCGAGCGAAGCCTCGGTCTGCATCACCTTGAGGGTGATCTCGAAGCCACGTAGGTAGTCGACCAAAGAGCCAAAGATGCGCCCGCAGCCGATGGCGTCGCGCAGGCCTTCCACGCTGTCGGCGGGCAGGTCGATGCTCTCCGCACGCGCCAGCTCCAGTATCGTTTCGAGGCGCAGTGAGCCGTCCAGATGGACATGCAGGTCCGTCTTGGGAAGCGCCTGGAACACCTCGAAGGGCACGAAGCCCGACTCGTCGAGGTGTGATCCGTTGCTTTTCGTATCTTCCATGGCCGAGCATAGCACGACGAGGCGACCGGTGGGCCACTCTCGCGCGCGCCTCACGCCGTCTCACGCCACCTCACGCCGCCTTGATCGACAGCTGCGCGTGTGTTCCGCTCACGCGTCGGAGCTGGGCGGAGTCGAGTCGGGCGCCGTGTCCTCGGCCGTCTTCTTTTTGCTGGCGCTGCGACCCTGGCCCCTGCCCTTGTCCGCCGCTGCCTTGCGACCAAGAGCGATGCTGACTGCCGCGAGCGCGGCCACGCCACCGAAGAAGGCCCATCCCGGCACGCCCGAGCTTCCCTCGCCGCGCGCGGCGCGGTCGAAGGCCTCGCGGAACACCGCTTCTTCTTGGGCGCCGACGATCATCTCGCTGCCGACGTAGGTGGTGGGCAAGCCTTGGAAGCCGGATTCTCGCAGGATCTGGCCTTCTTTCTTGATCGTAGCGTCCGTCTCGGGGTTCTTGATGCAAGCGTCATAGACCTCGGCATCCAAAGCCATTTGCACTGCCAGTCGGCGATTGGAGGTCGGGTCCAGGGTCTCCGTTTCGAACAAGGCGTCGGCCATTGCTTCGCCTTTGCCTTGTTGGGTGGCGCAAACGTAGGCGCGAGCGGCGTCCTTGGCTTCGGGATGGCGATCCAACGGCATGTTCATGCGCACGAAGTTCACTTGCCCGGGGTAGTCGCGGGTGATGGCCTTCAGTTGCGGATGGAGCATGCGGCAGAAGGGACATTGGAAGTCCGCGAACTCCACGACGTTGATCTTCCCAGGCACGTAGAAGGCTTGGATGGCCGCGGGGACGTTGGGCTTCGGGCGCACCTTGGGCCACACCAAGGGAGCGGTGATGGCGATGGCGCCGAGCAGGATCCACGACACCACCCGTAGAGGCTCTTGACCGCGCTCGCCCGCGCCCAGCTTGCGTGCATGCATCCACGCCGCAATGGCAGCGCCGATGCCGGCGCCGTCCACGATGACGCAGTAGAAGCAGATGTGACCAATGATCACGGCCTGCATCAGGATGAGCAGCACCGCCATTGCACCGCCGGCGGTCGCGATGGGTCGGAGCCAGCGCTCGCTGCCGCTGCTCTGGGACAGCGACATGGCGTACAAGAAGCCAAAGCCAAGGAGCCC
This genomic stretch from Polyangiaceae bacterium harbors:
- a CDS encoding S8/S53 family peptidase, translating into MAPTFDAIQKKSADFGVVTYGAAWLNRSVVLKGPASSLSSMVALPEVTHASLNDGKPIELADQDKCYASLPGNTWGIDGQSWRVGTRDSLLSINYSGDTGGRAGSRERVAVLDSGFAVRAHHAFRFAASSPPGDRFLVTKFCSSTSCTTTSDPGGLNHANAVTHWAVGNVESGRDPNCSWLMGDIRSGSRASGAHILAYDVFSGCAAGRLGIQDAVAQGADIVNMSVGYAQTVPCDSTYDCGGLNSAIRSATDQGVLIVGGAGNKPWPGACNVVYPNTRPEVLTVGGVNTQNRTTDFNSTVLHGESSGGAMLIHMATGTWGYDTVVDLVGPYVVNFTGATSPDWYANSANTVFTGTSVASPAVAGSAARVLDGFRSIGWPENARTLRLNLLLMGDAADGATQDRLFGASYTWGYGRPHVTVPAAGWAAGPSWWGQSPFTLQPGVTAYGCVNGCQPMPSSVRQYNWVLFYEDADLTWTPYVGIQIKDLDTGQVIRQDISHSQTKRIQLRDGEIWGRRLQLVVIPYQMWGSYTMYSGDFFHSDSAGWTYH
- a CDS encoding DUF695 domain-containing protein, which gives rise to MSDEQGDWDFYYCRVDDAPASIFLDFQYLQERPALDTLYYAGLQMLDPDDHGMGSTDDAKLLWALEDAITASAQEAGFTYVGRLRNHGDWQLTFYGAAGKEETLEAVVVEALKDVERGYRIGSKEDPEWGYYHEFLVPDEERWRWIMDRRVVQQLEAQGDPLSVPREVDHFLFFPDADRRDAFAKEAAALGFRCNVLDPDETLERAFGLSLHRDDGVELNYIHDLVMSLVEMAAPHDGDYDGWGCVLIRDPKLQN
- the rpoZ gene encoding DNA-directed RNA polymerase subunit omega, which codes for MARVTVEDCLEHEENRFALVVLASHRTRQLMKGSPALVNAKNKAAVVSLREIAKGRVYWHRPSEEVVREYIAEIQAAEPQ
- a CDS encoding class I SAM-dependent methyltransferase, producing MSSRRPRRAPGLAAADLGQVGDLGSLAHYADAAYYDRTYRNRASDVAWYVRRAKQVGGEVLELGAGSGRVALEVARAGLSVTAVDLSRPMLRALEAKLEQEPELRKRVRVKHADFTKLAIRRKFALVTAPFNVVLHLYGLDEVRAFFATVQRHLQPGGMFAFDFSMPQPDDLALDPNKRYFAPRFRHPTTGVLTRYAERFEYDPLRQLLVVWMEFFPEDGSPAWTVPLTHRQFFPLEMRALLEAAGFRGIEYFGDFSEAAPDAQTDSIAVICRGSGRKPAQRRR
- a CDS encoding DnaJ C-terminal domain-containing protein, whose product is MARDFYKELGVNRDAGADEIKKAYRKLAAELHPDRNPGNNEAEERFKAVNRAYQTLSDAKSRKLYDEFGEDGLREGFDAEAARAYKRAAGRGGNIGFEDIFGAAQNSGIGDLFGDLFGGGRGRRRAAKGPDVASEVTVDFLSAIRGATLKLRVQDGGEEVSVRIPAGAADGDRVRVPGHGAPGMLGGQPGDLLLSIRVSPHPLFEREGLDLYLDLPITPGEAYRGAKVRVPTPEGTVTLTVPSGAQSGQVVRLRSKGVKRGKRTGDFYVRFLVRLPESRSDDVEKAIQALDAALGQDVRAGLQV
- the add gene encoding adenosine deaminase, with protein sequence MEDTKSNGSHLDESGFVPFEVFQALPKTDLHVHLDGSLRLETILELARAESIDLPADSVEGLRDAIGCGRIFGSLVDYLRGFEITLKVMQTEASLERIAFELAEDAHMENVRYMEVRYSPMLHTRRGLKLTKVVEAVLDGLRRARETYGIKANVIICGIRNISPESSYEMAELAVAYKGRGVVGFDLAGAEADNPAKHHKLAFQLVRDNNINCTIHAGEAYGPESVAQAIHVCGAHRIGHGVRLRESGDLLHYVNDHRIPLECCPSSNVQTGAVRDLASHPLKLYFDLGLRVTVNTDNRLITDTSVSKELYLAHTQMGMPFRDIKNMVVGGFKSSFRPFHEKQAALRRVTVEMERFDDEGRLRPDAAAPPSDPRSRPFSPKPTAQPG
- a CDS encoding thioredoxin domain-containing protein, whose protein sequence is MSAVVWKLVLRILVLVALATSAALLVDYTSANPAFCAPGSGCASVRSSGFGYVGTIPVPLLGLLGFGFLYAMSLSQSSGSERWLRPIATAGGAMAVLLILMQAVIIGHICFYCVIVDGAGIGAAIAAWMHARKLGAGERGQEPLRVVSWILLGAIAITAPLVWPKVRPKPNVPAAIQAFYVPGKINVVEFADFQCPFCRMLHPQLKAITRDYPGQVNFVRMNMPLDRHPEAKDAARAYVCATQQGKGEAMADALFETETLDPTSNRRLAVQMALDAEVYDACIKNPETDATIKKEGQILRESGFQGLPTTYVGSEMIVGAQEEAVFREAFDRAARGEGSSGVPGWAFFGGVAALAAVSIALGRKAAADKGRGQGRSASKKKTAEDTAPDSTPPSSDA